Proteins from one Dromiciops gliroides isolate mDroGli1 chromosome 6, mDroGli1.pri, whole genome shotgun sequence genomic window:
- the LOC122732174 gene encoding probable E3 ubiquitin-protein ligase TRIML1 has translation MDAKDLLESLKADLICPICLGHFTDPVIAKCGHSFCSQCLLQCRDGADSTINCPECRQVIQISKLVPNRNLQNLSLRGKMIRPYLLQSMLGLTTCDQHLEKEKLFCEEDQRPLCESCSLATEHKDHQVLPLDKAADECREKLQETWNMLQSKVEEFKFSLDLARKKEAQYKENIHGLRETVKFEYEKMHQFLWDEEYLYMKIMDQECRDNLAEFEEKKARFSQQIQSLQQSMLKIEENLDKAPLEMLQDMKDTLARNEELLLQEPVVPFPTWSICPITGLRDMLKTFQRDITLDPETANPHLIVSEDLKTVTYTNFPQDLPDNEERFDTAPTVLGAQTFTSGRHYWEVVVGDKTQWTLGICEDSISRKGAHSLLSKDIRTLVGFKNGNDLFLWNSQSGFYESKPIHSVGIFLDYEKGHIAFYNVTERSLIFSPLNLAFQGALRPYFSPCSPDEENSSETLIICHRNNQ, from the exons ATGGATGCCAAAGACTTACTTGAAAGCCTCAAAGCAGACCTCATTTGCCCCATCTGCCTGGGCCACTTCACTGACCCAGTGATTGCCAAATGTGGTCATAGCTTTTGCTCACAGTGTCTTCTCCAGTGCAGGGATGGAGCTGATTCTACAATAAACTGTCCAGAGTGCAGACAAGTCATTCAAATCAGCAAGTTGGTGCCCAATAGGAACCTGCAGAATCTTTCTCTCAGGGGCAAAATGATCAGACCTTATTTGCTTCAGAGCATGCTGGGCCTGACCACCTGTGACCAACATCTGGAAAAGGAGAAGCTCTTCTGTGAGGAAGACCAGAGACCCCTCTGTGAGTCTTGTTCATTAGCCACAGAGCACAAAGATCACCAAGTCCTTCCTTTGGATAAGGCTGCTGATGAATGCAGG gAGAAGCTCCAGGAGACCTGGAATATGTTACAGAGTAAAGTGGAAGAATTTAAATTTTCATTGGATCTTGCAAGAAAAAAAGAGGCACAGTACAAG GAGAATATTCATGGACTTAGAGAGACAGTTAAATTTGAATATGAGAAAATGCACCAGTTCTTATGGGATGAAGAATAtctatatatgaaaataatggaCCAGGAATGCAGAGACAACCTGGCAGAATTCGAGGAGAAGAAGGCCAGATTTTCACAACAAATCCAGAGTCTGCAGCAAAGTATGCTCAAAATAGAGGAGAATTTGGACAAAGCTCCCTTGGAAATGCTCCAG GATATGAAAGACACCTTGGCAAG GAATGAGGAGCTGCTACTTCAAGAACCAGTGGTTCCCTTCCCTACCTGGAGCATCTGCCCCATCACTGGCTTGAGAGATATGCTCAAGACTTTCCAGA GGGATATAACTCTAGATCCTGAAACAGCCAATCCTCATCTCATCGTGTCTGAAGATTTGAAGACTGTCACATATACAAATTTCCCACAGGATCTGCCTGACAATGAAGAAAGATTTGACACTGCTCCTACTGTACTGGGGGCCCAGACTTTCACCTCTGGCAGACACTACTGGGAAGTGGTTGTGGGAGATAAGACACAGTGGACACTGGGAATCTGTGAAGATTCAATCAGCAGAAAGGGGGCACATTCCCTATTATCCAAGGATATAAGGACCTTAGTTGGATTCAAAAATGGGAATGATTTATTTCTCTGGAATTCACAAAGTGGTTTTTATGAGAGCAAGCCTATTCACTCGGTGGgtatttttcttgactatgaaAAGGGACATATAGCATTTTACAATGTTACAGAGAGATCCCTTATCTTCAGTCCCCTGAACCTAGCCTTTCAAGGAGCTCTACGGCCTTActtttctccttgttctcctgATGAAGAAAATAGCTCTGAAACACTCATTATCTGTCATCGTAATAATCAGTAA